The Synchiropus splendidus isolate RoL2022-P1 chromosome 1, RoL_Sspl_1.0, whole genome shotgun sequence genome includes a window with the following:
- the hsd11b1la gene encoding hydroxysteroid 11-beta-dehydrogenase 1-like protein isoform X3 gives MAYHYARFGAQIVLTARREKVLQQVAEKCGSLGAQKALYIAADMASDSDPDKVVEFALNSMGGIDYLVLNHIGPSPFSMWEGDVDHTRWLMKVNFHSYIQMAWRSLPWLEKSRGSLVVVSSLLGKMPSPFVAPYTATKFALNGFFGSLAHELAMKNSNVSISVCTLGLIDTDSAMEKVRGVTNVPAYPASDAALNIIMTGATRQSEMFYPWFTYIITVCKDLFPSITDYFIRNSYNYPNP, from the exons ATGGCCTATCATTACGCACGGTTTGGCGCTCAAATTGTTCTAACAGCGAGAAGGGAGAAAGTGTTACAGCAG GTGGCAGAGAAGTGTGGTAGTCTTGGGGCGCAGAAAGCCCTTTACATTGCAGCAGATATGGCCAGCGACTCTGACCCTGATAAAGTGGTGGAGTTTGCCCTCAACAGTATGGGAGGTATAGATTATCTGGTTCTGAACCACATCGGACCATCCCCCTTCAGCATGTGGGAGGGAGATGTAGATCACACCCGCTGGCTAATGAAG GTGAACTTCCACAGCTACATACAGATGGCCTGGAGAAGTCTTCCATGGCTAGAGAAAAGCAGAGGCTCGCTGGTGGTTGTTTCTTCACTTTTAG GGAAAATGCCCAGTCCCTTTGTGGCACCATACACTGCCACCAAATTTGCCCTGAATGGATTTTTCGGATCCCTTGCTCATGAGTTGGCCATGAAAAACAGCAACGTGTCCATCTCTGTTTGTACCCTGGGACTCATCGACACAGACTCGGCTATGGAGAAAGTCAG GGGAGTCACCAATGTGCCAGCGTACCCGGCCTCAGATGCTGCTCTCAACATCATCATGACAGGCGCCACAAGGCAATCGGAGATGTTTTACCCCTGGTTCACATACATCATCACAGTTTGCAAGGATCTCTTCCCCTCAATCACAGATTATTTCATCCGAAACTCCTACAACTACCCTAATCCATGA
- the hsd11b1la gene encoding hydroxysteroid 11-beta-dehydrogenase 1-like protein isoform X2, with amino-acid sequence MTKVSSIFLNYECRLSVDATESLRGARVLVTGASTGIGEQMAYHYARFGAQIVLTARREKVLQQVAEKCGSLGAQKALYIAADMASDSDPDKVVEFALNSMGGIDYLVLNHIGPSPFSMWEGDVDHTRWLMKVNFHSYIQMAWRSLPWLEKSRGSLVVVSSLLGKMPSPFVAPYTATKFALNGFFGSLAHELAMKNSNVSISVCTLGLIDTDSAMEKVRGVTNVPAYPASDAALNIIMTGATRQSEMFYPWFTYIITVCKDLFPSITDYFIRNSYNYPNP; translated from the exons ATGACAAAGGTTTccagtatatttttaaattatgaatGTAGGTTGAGCGTCGACGCAACAG AATCTCTCAGAGGAGCCCGGGTGTTGGTGACAGGGGCCAGTACGGGTATTGGAGAACAAATGGCCTATCATTACGCACGGTTTGGCGCTCAAATTGTTCTAACAGCGAGAAGGGAGAAAGTGTTACAGCAG GTGGCAGAGAAGTGTGGTAGTCTTGGGGCGCAGAAAGCCCTTTACATTGCAGCAGATATGGCCAGCGACTCTGACCCTGATAAAGTGGTGGAGTTTGCCCTCAACAGTATGGGAGGTATAGATTATCTGGTTCTGAACCACATCGGACCATCCCCCTTCAGCATGTGGGAGGGAGATGTAGATCACACCCGCTGGCTAATGAAG GTGAACTTCCACAGCTACATACAGATGGCCTGGAGAAGTCTTCCATGGCTAGAGAAAAGCAGAGGCTCGCTGGTGGTTGTTTCTTCACTTTTAG GGAAAATGCCCAGTCCCTTTGTGGCACCATACACTGCCACCAAATTTGCCCTGAATGGATTTTTCGGATCCCTTGCTCATGAGTTGGCCATGAAAAACAGCAACGTGTCCATCTCTGTTTGTACCCTGGGACTCATCGACACAGACTCGGCTATGGAGAAAGTCAG GGGAGTCACCAATGTGCCAGCGTACCCGGCCTCAGATGCTGCTCTCAACATCATCATGACAGGCGCCACAAGGCAATCGGAGATGTTTTACCCCTGGTTCACATACATCATCACAGTTTGCAAGGATCTCTTCCCCTCAATCACAGATTATTTCATCCGAAACTCCTACAACTACCCTAATCCATGA
- the hsd11b1la gene encoding hydroxysteroid 11-beta-dehydrogenase 1-like protein isoform X1: MMNTCPKLLLASIAVAFLASKLTAPVFKQESLRGARVLVTGASTGIGEQMAYHYARFGAQIVLTARREKVLQQVAEKCGSLGAQKALYIAADMASDSDPDKVVEFALNSMGGIDYLVLNHIGPSPFSMWEGDVDHTRWLMKVNFHSYIQMAWRSLPWLEKSRGSLVVVSSLLGKMPSPFVAPYTATKFALNGFFGSLAHELAMKNSNVSISVCTLGLIDTDSAMEKVRGVTNVPAYPASDAALNIIMTGATRQSEMFYPWFTYIITVCKDLFPSITDYFIRNSYNYPNP; the protein is encoded by the exons ATGATGAATACTTGTCCAAAACTATTACTTGCTAGTATAGCTGTGGCTTTTTTGGCTTCCAAGTTGACTGCGCCTGTTTTTAAGCAAG AATCTCTCAGAGGAGCCCGGGTGTTGGTGACAGGGGCCAGTACGGGTATTGGAGAACAAATGGCCTATCATTACGCACGGTTTGGCGCTCAAATTGTTCTAACAGCGAGAAGGGAGAAAGTGTTACAGCAG GTGGCAGAGAAGTGTGGTAGTCTTGGGGCGCAGAAAGCCCTTTACATTGCAGCAGATATGGCCAGCGACTCTGACCCTGATAAAGTGGTGGAGTTTGCCCTCAACAGTATGGGAGGTATAGATTATCTGGTTCTGAACCACATCGGACCATCCCCCTTCAGCATGTGGGAGGGAGATGTAGATCACACCCGCTGGCTAATGAAG GTGAACTTCCACAGCTACATACAGATGGCCTGGAGAAGTCTTCCATGGCTAGAGAAAAGCAGAGGCTCGCTGGTGGTTGTTTCTTCACTTTTAG GGAAAATGCCCAGTCCCTTTGTGGCACCATACACTGCCACCAAATTTGCCCTGAATGGATTTTTCGGATCCCTTGCTCATGAGTTGGCCATGAAAAACAGCAACGTGTCCATCTCTGTTTGTACCCTGGGACTCATCGACACAGACTCGGCTATGGAGAAAGTCAG GGGAGTCACCAATGTGCCAGCGTACCCGGCCTCAGATGCTGCTCTCAACATCATCATGACAGGCGCCACAAGGCAATCGGAGATGTTTTACCCCTGGTTCACATACATCATCACAGTTTGCAAGGATCTCTTCCCCTCAATCACAGATTATTTCATCCGAAACTCCTACAACTACCCTAATCCATGA
- the micos13 gene encoding MICOS complex subunit MIC13 produces MAAKIWPVVKLATKVTIAGGALYVTYDSGLVGNSEQGSQALQKAKAAVPPALQEWMKYFGLQTQLPTMPQVEFSPVKAWNSGVRWTISALSEAPTKASQYTSQGLQYLKDLIK; encoded by the exons ATGGCAGCGAAGATTTGGCCTGTTGTAAA ACTGGCCACCAAGGTGACCATTGCAGGAGGCGCCCTGTACGTTACCTATGACTCGGGTTTGGTGGGCAACAGTGAGCAGGGATCTCAGGCTCTGCAAAAGGCCAAAGCAGCTGTTCCTCCAGCCTTGCAGGAGTGGATGAAATATTTCGGCTTGCAG ACTCAGCTTCCAACGATGCCCCAGGTTGAATTCTCCCCTGTTAAAGCCTGGAATTCAG GCGTCCGTTGGACTATATCGGCGCTGTCAGAAGCACCAACAAAAGCCTCTCAATACACAAGTCAGGGACTGCAGTACCTGAAAGATCTCATCAAGTAA